The Pseudomonas triclosanedens genome has a window encoding:
- a CDS encoding ABC transporter permease subunit, protein MNKRWSFSNIMLVLGLLFIYVPMIILVIYSFNGSKLVTVWGGWSIKWYVGLLDNQQLIGSVFRSLEIAFYTAFSSVALGTLAAFVLTRIPRFRGRTLFGGMVTAPLVMPEVITGLSLLLLFVAMAQLIGWPQERGIVTIWIAHTSFCSSYVAVVVSARLRELDLSIEEAAMDLGAKPWKVFLLITIPMIAPSLAAGGMMSFALSLDDLVLASFVSGPGSTTLPMEVFSAVRLGVKPEINAVASLILLTVSLFTFFAWYFTRRAEERRKRAVQEAMESNATDWQQKSSTATA, encoded by the coding sequence ATGAACAAGCGTTGGTCGTTCTCCAACATCATGCTGGTCCTCGGTCTGCTGTTCATCTACGTGCCGATGATCATCCTGGTCATCTACTCGTTCAACGGCTCCAAGCTGGTGACCGTGTGGGGGGGCTGGTCGATCAAGTGGTACGTCGGCCTGCTCGACAACCAGCAACTGATCGGCTCGGTGTTCCGCTCGCTGGAGATCGCGTTCTACACTGCGTTCTCCTCCGTGGCGCTGGGTACCCTGGCGGCTTTCGTGCTGACCCGCATCCCGCGCTTCCGTGGCCGCACGCTGTTCGGCGGCATGGTCACCGCGCCGCTGGTAATGCCCGAGGTGATCACCGGTCTGTCGCTGCTGCTGCTGTTCGTAGCGATGGCCCAGTTGATCGGCTGGCCGCAGGAGCGTGGCATCGTGACCATCTGGATCGCTCACACCAGCTTCTGCTCGTCCTACGTGGCGGTAGTGGTATCGGCGCGTCTGCGTGAGCTGGACCTGTCTATCGAAGAAGCGGCAATGGACCTGGGCGCCAAGCCCTGGAAGGTGTTCCTGCTGATCACCATCCCGATGATCGCGCCGTCGCTGGCAGCGGGCGGCATGATGTCCTTCGCCCTGTCGCTGGACGACCTGGTTCTGGCCAGCTTCGTGTCCGGTCCTGGCTCCACCACCCTGCCGATGGAAGTGTTCTCCGCCGTGCGCCTGGGCGTGAAGCCGGAGATCAACGCGGTGGCCAGCCTGATCCTGCTGACCGTTTCGCTGTTCACCTTCTTCGCCTGGTACTTCACCCGCCGGGCCGAGGAGCGTCGCAAGCGCGCTGTCCAGGAGGCGATGGAGTCCAACGCTACCGACTGGCAGCAAAAGAGTTCGACAGCCACCGCCTGA
- a CDS encoding 2OG-Fe(II) oxygenase, whose product MNLDADFSLLQLIADDLAERGWSVQDAFLPASLIAALAAECRTRASEGLLAAAAVGRGDGQAVREGIRGDRIHWLEPGQSEACDHYLSALDTLRLTLNRTLFLGLEDFEGHFALYPPGSFYQKHLDRFRDDDRRTVTAVFYLNADWREEQGGALRMYLPDEQVLDLAPLAGRLAVFLSGDFPHEVLPASHERLSLTGWFRRRGSF is encoded by the coding sequence ATGAATCTTGACGCCGATTTCTCCCTGCTGCAGCTCATTGCCGACGACCTCGCCGAGAGGGGTTGGTCCGTTCAGGACGCGTTTCTTCCTGCATCGCTCATCGCCGCGCTGGCGGCGGAGTGCCGTACCCGCGCGAGCGAAGGCCTGCTCGCCGCCGCAGCCGTCGGTCGTGGCGATGGGCAGGCGGTGCGTGAGGGTATTCGCGGCGACCGCATCCATTGGCTGGAGCCGGGGCAGTCGGAGGCGTGTGATCACTACCTGTCCGCCCTGGACACCCTGCGGCTAACCCTCAACCGCACGCTGTTCCTCGGGCTGGAGGATTTCGAGGGCCATTTCGCCCTCTATCCGCCAGGTTCCTTCTATCAGAAGCATCTGGACCGGTTCCGCGACGATGATCGTCGTACCGTGACGGCGGTGTTCTACCTCAACGCGGACTGGCGAGAGGAGCAAGGCGGAGCGCTGCGCATGTACCTGCCCGACGAGCAGGTGCTGGACCTGGCGCCGCTCGCTGGCCGCCTCGCGGTGTTCCTGTCCGGCGACTTTCCCCACGAAGTGCTGCCGGCCAGCCATGAGCGCCTGTCGCTGACTGGCTGGTTCCGCCGTCGCGGATCGTTCTGA
- a CDS encoding DUF6436 domain-containing protein, which produces MATRNKKLITWLVAALCLAVLLSTYWWYEKRFIRPFSDQPQLFSGDHLMLPAQLAGPGHIRLVHFWDPACPCNVGNQQHLAELIDRFGPQGVDFYAVQKPGSHGQLPDTLKHMQVLPTLPGAASLPASPAVAIWDSQGNLAYFGPYSEGAVCTSSNSFIEPILDALVQGRRVQATHTLAVGCYCPWDNARH; this is translated from the coding sequence ATGGCTACCCGTAACAAGAAACTGATCACTTGGCTCGTCGCAGCCCTTTGCCTCGCCGTCCTGCTCAGTACCTACTGGTGGTACGAGAAGCGCTTCATCCGGCCATTCAGCGACCAGCCCCAACTGTTCTCCGGCGACCACCTGATGCTGCCAGCGCAACTGGCCGGGCCAGGGCACATTCGTCTCGTCCACTTCTGGGACCCGGCCTGCCCCTGCAATGTCGGCAACCAGCAGCATCTCGCCGAGCTGATCGATCGCTTCGGCCCGCAAGGCGTGGACTTCTATGCGGTGCAGAAGCCCGGCAGCCACGGCCAACTGCCCGACACCCTGAAGCACATGCAGGTACTGCCCACACTGCCCGGCGCGGCAAGCCTGCCAGCCAGCCCCGCTGTGGCGATCTGGGATTCCCAGGGCAATCTCGCCTATTTCGGGCCCTACAGCGAAGGTGCGGTATGTACCTCCAGCAACAGCTTCATCGAGCCGATCCTCGATGCACTGGTACAGGGACGACGCGTGCAGGCCACCCATACCCTCGCGGTCGGCTGCTATTGCCCCTGGGACAATGCGAGGCACTGA
- a CDS encoding polyamine ABC transporter substrate-binding protein: MRIPFRRTLIAAVSVFGLASVAQAGPSVHIYNWSDYIGETTLADFEKETGIKPVYDVFDSNETLEGKLLAGRTGYDVVVPSNHFLGRQIKAGAFQKLDKSQLPNWSNLDPHLMKQLEANDPGNEYGVPYLWGTNGIGYNVDKVKAVLGVDKIDSWAVLFEPENMKKLSQCGVAFLDSGDEMMPAVLKYLGLDPNSTNPDDYKKVEDKLMAVRPYVTYFHSSKYISDLANGNICVAAGFSGDVFQAANRAKEAGKGINIAYAIPKEGANLWFDILAIPRDAANPKEAHAFINYLLKPEVIAKVSDYVGYANPNPKAGEFMDESVRNNPEVYPSQEVLDKLFVQHELPPKTLRLMTRSWTKIKSGK; the protein is encoded by the coding sequence GTGCGCATTCCCTTCCGCAGAACCCTGATCGCCGCAGTCTCCGTATTTGGCTTGGCCAGCGTGGCCCAGGCTGGACCGTCCGTGCATATCTACAACTGGTCGGACTACATCGGTGAAACCACTCTCGCCGATTTCGAGAAGGAAACCGGTATCAAGCCGGTGTACGACGTCTTCGACTCCAACGAGACCCTGGAAGGCAAGCTGCTGGCTGGCCGTACTGGCTACGACGTGGTCGTGCCGTCCAACCACTTCCTCGGTCGCCAGATCAAGGCGGGCGCGTTCCAGAAACTGGACAAGAGCCAACTGCCCAACTGGTCGAACCTCGATCCGCATCTGATGAAACAGCTCGAGGCGAACGACCCGGGCAACGAGTACGGCGTGCCGTACCTGTGGGGCACCAACGGCATCGGCTACAACGTCGACAAGGTCAAGGCCGTGCTGGGTGTCGACAAGATCGATTCGTGGGCTGTGCTGTTCGAGCCCGAGAACATGAAAAAGCTCAGCCAGTGCGGCGTCGCCTTCCTCGATTCGGGCGACGAAATGATGCCGGCTGTGCTCAAGTACCTGGGGCTGGATCCCAACAGCACCAATCCGGACGACTACAAGAAAGTCGAAGACAAGCTGATGGCGGTGCGCCCGTACGTCACCTACTTCCACTCGTCCAAGTACATCTCCGACCTTGCCAACGGCAACATCTGTGTGGCCGCCGGCTTCTCCGGCGACGTCTTCCAGGCTGCCAACCGTGCCAAGGAAGCTGGCAAGGGCATCAATATCGCCTACGCGATCCCTAAGGAAGGCGCGAACCTGTGGTTCGATATCCTTGCCATCCCGCGTGATGCCGCGAACCCGAAGGAGGCGCATGCCTTCATCAACTATCTGCTCAAGCCCGAAGTGATCGCCAAGGTCAGCGATTACGTCGGTTACGCCAACCCGAACCCCAAGGCTGGCGAATTCATGGATGAGTCCGTGCGCAACAATCCTGAGGTCTATCCGTCTCAGGAGGTTCTCGACAAACTCTTCGTGCAGCATGAGCTGCCGCCGAAGACCCTGCGCCTCATGACCCGTTCCTGGACCAAGATCAAGTCGGGCAAGTAA
- a CDS encoding phospholipase BipL, giving the protein MTEAFQPNLLRPRLRPLTADTTESGIVLYQRFYGLDLVSRYPGAQTRLGTFEAAGYQIAAQFWRPQWARGTLLLLHGYYDHMGLYRHVIDWALGMGFAVLACDLPGHGLSGGKVASIGDFSEYQAVLAGLLGQAQALGLPQPWHLCGQSTGGAILLDYLLTGDARPELGRTILLAPLVRPRAWGWSKLSYQVLRPFVDSIPRRFTANSSDAEFLEFLQNRDPLQPRTLPTAWVGALARWIPHIESAAPGSQSLLVVQGDADETVDWRYNLKVLEDKFERIECLLLSGARHHLANESEVLRRRYFDFLSERLS; this is encoded by the coding sequence ATGACTGAAGCGTTCCAGCCCAATCTGCTGCGTCCCCGCCTGCGACCACTGACCGCGGATACGACCGAGAGCGGAATCGTGCTGTACCAGCGTTTCTACGGTCTCGATCTGGTGTCGCGCTACCCCGGTGCACAGACCCGCCTGGGCACCTTCGAGGCAGCCGGCTACCAGATCGCGGCGCAGTTCTGGCGCCCCCAGTGGGCGCGCGGAACGTTGCTGCTGCTGCATGGCTATTACGACCACATGGGGCTGTACCGGCACGTGATCGACTGGGCGCTGGGCATGGGCTTCGCCGTGCTGGCCTGCGACTTGCCGGGACATGGCCTGTCGGGCGGGAAGGTTGCCAGCATCGGGGATTTTTCCGAGTACCAGGCGGTGCTGGCCGGGCTGCTCGGCCAGGCGCAGGCGCTGGGTCTGCCGCAGCCCTGGCATCTGTGCGGGCAGAGCACTGGCGGGGCGATCCTGCTCGACTATCTGCTGACCGGTGACGCGAGACCGGAGCTTGGGCGAACCATTCTGCTGGCGCCGCTGGTACGGCCACGCGCCTGGGGCTGGTCGAAGCTGAGCTATCAGGTGCTGCGGCCATTCGTTGATTCGATACCGCGCCGCTTCACCGCTAACTCCAGCGATGCGGAGTTCCTGGAGTTCTTGCAGAATCGTGATCCGCTGCAGCCGCGAACGCTGCCAACTGCCTGGGTAGGGGCGCTGGCCCGCTGGATTCCGCACATCGAATCAGCCGCGCCGGGGTCACAGAGTCTCCTGGTGGTGCAGGGCGACGCCGATGAAACGGTGGATTGGCGGTATAACCTGAAAGTGCTGGAAGACAAGTTCGAGCGGATCGAGTGTCTGCTGCTCAGCGGTGCGCGGCACCATCTGGCGAACGAGAGTGAGGTATTGCGGAGGCGGTATTTCGACTTTCTGAGCGAGCGGTTGAGCTAA
- a CDS encoding AraC family transcriptional regulator ligand-binding domain-containing protein produces the protein MPTPELNFPAAPALTQSATLRRLLYESLADLGFDPTDIYRQALQKVRLPAPAQSGRLVHDDAPLFWTTLDEITGDRDIGLHLGEVMKPRLLDVVGYLLMASADLREALQSFLRFQHILSGGFAAQMREEGEQVRLILDLNYLGVPSLRQQMECLMLLFLKLLALITDGEFRANAIEFRHSQPRRLTEHRRLYELTPCFGQPNDALLFDRMLLSRPSRTANPDLHRLLSGHAREQLGTFDENDLLNRLRYLIGIRLGDGECSLRSCASELGVRPGLLQRSLASRAQTFRDVREEVRRQRAAEMLERGAAIREVARACGFAELSPFYRAFRRWYSAPPERYRQRLRGGVAES, from the coding sequence ATGCCTACCCCCGAGTTGAATTTCCCGGCAGCCCCGGCGCTGACCCAGTCCGCCACCCTGCGCCGATTGCTCTACGAGTCACTTGCGGACCTGGGTTTCGATCCCACCGACATCTACCGCCAGGCGCTGCAGAAGGTCCGCCTGCCGGCCCCTGCGCAGAGTGGGCGGCTGGTGCACGACGATGCGCCGCTATTCTGGACGACCCTGGACGAGATCACCGGCGACCGCGATATCGGCCTGCACCTGGGCGAGGTGATGAAGCCGCGCCTGCTGGATGTAGTTGGCTATCTACTGATGGCCAGCGCCGATCTGCGTGAGGCGTTGCAGAGCTTCCTGCGCTTCCAGCACATCCTCTCCGGAGGCTTTGCCGCGCAGATGCGCGAGGAGGGCGAGCAGGTACGGCTGATTCTCGACCTCAACTACCTGGGCGTGCCCAGTCTGCGACAGCAGATGGAGTGCCTCATGCTGCTGTTCCTCAAGCTGCTGGCGCTGATCACCGATGGAGAGTTCCGCGCCAACGCCATCGAGTTCCGTCACTCTCAGCCGCGCCGGCTGACCGAGCACCGGCGACTCTATGAGCTTACTCCATGCTTTGGCCAGCCCAACGATGCGCTGCTGTTCGACCGGATGCTGCTGTCGCGCCCCTCGCGCACGGCCAACCCTGATCTGCATCGGTTGCTCAGCGGGCACGCCCGCGAGCAATTGGGGACCTTCGACGAGAATGACCTGCTCAACCGTCTGCGTTACCTGATCGGCATTCGGCTGGGTGATGGAGAGTGTTCGCTACGCAGTTGTGCGAGCGAGCTGGGCGTGCGTCCGGGCCTGTTGCAGCGCAGCCTGGCGAGCAGGGCGCAGACCTTTCGCGATGTGCGTGAGGAGGTTCGTCGGCAGCGCGCCGCCGAGATGCTGGAGCGCGGAGCCGCGATCCGCGAGGTGGCGCGTGCTTGCGGATTCGCAGAACTGTCGCCGTTCTACAGGGCGTTCAGGCGATGGTACTCGGCGCCGCCGGAGCGCTACCGGCAGCGGTTGCGCGGAGGCGTCGCCGAGTCCTGA
- a CDS encoding transcriptional regulator has product MRLHPALALCAVFSLPFAAHADDQAPSSSQVMSDHKQAIDNRLADIDYKRKRIVEANMALDPKETEKFWPIYNSYRTEADKLSKETLKIILDYAKSYNTGAVSDEDATKLQKRVLELQDDKQELKEKYLKRIAKEVSPKRSLRFLQIEDQLDAMALLDVTREIPLAQ; this is encoded by the coding sequence ATGCGTCTTCATCCCGCCCTCGCCCTGTGCGCCGTATTCAGCCTGCCTTTCGCCGCCCACGCCGACGACCAGGCCCCCAGCAGCAGCCAGGTCATGAGCGACCACAAGCAGGCGATCGATAACCGCCTGGCCGACATCGACTACAAGCGCAAGCGCATCGTCGAGGCCAACATGGCACTCGATCCGAAGGAAACCGAGAAATTCTGGCCGATCTACAACAGCTATCGCACCGAGGCGGACAAGCTGAGCAAGGAAACCCTGAAGATCATCCTCGACTACGCCAAGAGCTATAACACCGGCGCAGTCAGCGACGAGGACGCAACCAAGCTGCAGAAGCGGGTACTGGAGCTGCAGGATGACAAGCAGGAGCTGAAGGAGAAGTACCTCAAGCGCATCGCCAAGGAGGTCTCGCCCAAGCGCTCCCTGCGCTTCCTGCAGATCGAGGACCAGCTCGACGCAATGGCCCTGCTGGACGTGACCCGGGAAATCCCCCTGGCCCAGTAA
- a CDS encoding penicillin acylase family protein, producing MKRTLTVLAVVVATAAAGAGWYLHGKQPVRDGQLPLAGLSSEVTVRYDERGVPHIKAASEEDMYRAIGYVHAQDRLFQMEILRRLSRGELAEVLGPKLVDTDRMFRSLRIRDHAAEYVATQDKNSPAWKALVAYLDGVNQFQDSHPRPMEFDILGIPKRPFTPEDTVSVAGYMAYSFAAAFRTEPVLTYVRDKLGTDYLKVFDLDWHPQGVLDKSPLAAADWQDLSAIARISHAALEEAGLPQFEGSNAWAVSGSRTKSGKPLLAGDPHIRFAVPAVWYEIQASAPGFELYGHYQALNPFASLGHNQQFGWSLTMFQNDDVDLVAEKVNPDNPNQVWYHGQWVDLKSEEQSIAVKGEAPVKITLRSSPHGPLVNDALGTAAGKTPISMWWAFLETQNPILDAFYQLNRADTLEKARNASSKIQSPGLNVIWANARGDIGWWASAQLPVRPDGVNPYFLLDGATGQADKNGYYPFSENPQEENPPRGYIVSANFQPVPANGRPVPGYYNLPDRGQRLNERLADNSVKWDLQNSQALQLDTGTGYGPRVLKPLLPILREAAANGEEKALVEKLAAWQGDHPVDSVTATLFNQLLYQIADGAMRDEMGDAFFDNLLSTRVLDVALPRLVADESSPWWDNHKTPQKETRQDIVKAAWQASLAHLRSTLGQDSAQWQWGKAHTLTHGHPLGQQKPLDRIFNVGPFAAPGGHETPNNLSARVGPAPWQVAYGPSTRRLIDFANPTHSLGINPVGQSGVPFDKHYNDQAEAYIEGQYMPQHYEDAEVKANTKGLLKLVPASR from the coding sequence ATGAAACGCACCCTGACTGTCCTCGCCGTCGTCGTGGCAACCGCCGCGGCCGGCGCCGGCTGGTACCTGCACGGCAAGCAGCCGGTACGCGATGGACAATTGCCCCTGGCCGGCCTGTCGAGCGAGGTCACCGTTCGCTACGACGAGCGCGGCGTACCGCACATCAAGGCGGCCAGCGAGGAGGACATGTATCGCGCGATCGGCTACGTCCACGCGCAGGATCGCCTGTTCCAGATGGAGATACTGCGCCGGCTGTCGCGTGGCGAACTGGCCGAGGTACTCGGGCCCAAACTGGTCGATACCGACCGCATGTTCCGCAGCCTTCGAATCCGCGACCACGCCGCAGAGTACGTCGCTACCCAGGACAAGAACTCTCCCGCCTGGAAAGCGCTGGTGGCCTATCTCGATGGCGTCAACCAATTCCAGGACAGCCATCCGCGGCCGATGGAGTTCGATATCCTCGGCATTCCCAAGCGTCCGTTCACCCCCGAGGATACCGTCAGCGTCGCCGGCTACATGGCCTACAGTTTTGCTGCGGCCTTCCGTACCGAACCGGTGCTCACCTACGTCCGCGACAAGCTGGGAACCGATTACCTGAAGGTCTTCGACCTCGACTGGCATCCGCAAGGCGTGCTCGACAAGAGCCCGCTGGCCGCCGCCGACTGGCAGGACCTCAGCGCCATCGCCCGGATCAGCCACGCAGCGCTGGAGGAAGCCGGCCTGCCGCAGTTCGAAGGCAGCAACGCCTGGGCCGTGTCCGGCAGCCGCACCAAGAGTGGCAAGCCACTGCTGGCGGGCGACCCGCACATCCGCTTCGCCGTACCGGCGGTGTGGTACGAGATCCAGGCCAGCGCCCCGGGCTTCGAGCTATATGGGCACTATCAGGCGCTCAACCCGTTCGCATCGCTCGGCCACAACCAGCAGTTCGGCTGGAGCCTGACCATGTTCCAGAATGACGATGTCGATCTGGTCGCGGAGAAGGTCAACCCGGACAATCCCAACCAGGTCTGGTACCACGGCCAGTGGGTCGACCTGAAGAGCGAGGAGCAGAGCATCGCGGTGAAGGGCGAGGCGCCGGTGAAGATCACCCTGCGCAGCTCGCCCCACGGCCCGCTGGTCAACGATGCTCTGGGCACTGCAGCGGGCAAGACGCCGATCTCGATGTGGTGGGCCTTCCTGGAAACGCAGAACCCGATCCTCGACGCCTTCTACCAGCTCAACCGCGCCGACACCCTGGAAAAGGCCCGCAACGCCTCGTCGAAGATCCAGTCGCCGGGCCTCAACGTGATCTGGGCCAACGCCCGCGGTGACATCGGCTGGTGGGCCTCGGCGCAATTGCCGGTGCGACCGGACGGCGTCAATCCGTACTTCCTGCTCGATGGCGCCACCGGCCAGGCCGACAAGAACGGCTACTACCCCTTCAGCGAGAACCCGCAGGAAGAAAACCCGCCGCGTGGCTACATCGTGTCCGCCAACTTCCAGCCGGTTCCCGCCAACGGCCGCCCGGTGCCGGGCTATTACAACCTGCCGGATCGCGGCCAGCGCCTGAACGAGCGCCTCGCCGACAACTCGGTGAAATGGGATCTGCAGAACAGTCAGGCACTCCAGCTCGATACCGGTACCGGCTATGGTCCGCGCGTGCTCAAACCATTGCTGCCGATCCTGCGCGAAGCCGCGGCCAACGGCGAGGAAAAGGCTCTGGTGGAGAAACTGGCGGCCTGGCAAGGCGACCATCCGGTCGATTCGGTCACCGCAACGCTGTTCAACCAGTTGCTGTACCAGATCGCCGACGGTGCGATGCGCGACGAGATGGGCGACGCCTTCTTCGACAACCTGCTGTCGACCCGCGTGCTGGATGTCGCTCTGCCGCGCCTAGTGGCCGACGAGAGCTCGCCCTGGTGGGATAACCACAAGACGCCGCAGAAGGAGACACGCCAGGACATCGTCAAGGCCGCCTGGCAGGCGAGCCTGGCGCACCTGCGCAGCACGCTTGGGCAGGACTCGGCGCAATGGCAGTGGGGCAAGGCTCATACGCTCACCCACGGCCACCCGCTGGGGCAGCAGAAGCCGTTGGATCGCATCTTCAACGTCGGCCCGTTCGCCGCACCCGGCGGGCATGAGACGCCAAACAACCTGTCCGCCCGCGTCGGCCCGGCACCCTGGCAGGTCGCCTACGGCCCATCCACACGGCGCCTGATCGACTTTGCCAACCCAACGCACAGTCTGGGCATCAATCCGGTCGGACAGAGCGGCGTGCCGTTCGACAAGCACTACAACGACCAGGCCGAAGCCTACATCGAAGGACAGTACATGCCCCAGCACTATGAGGATGCCGAGGTTAAGGCCAATACCAAGGGTCTGCTGAAACTGGTACCCGCCAGTCGCTGA
- a CDS encoding ABC transporter permease subunit yields the protein MPRGRHAVIGIPFFWLFLFFLLPFAIVLKISLAAADVAIPPYTEVFQYADQTLQVVLNLGNYLMLTGDPLYIDAYLGSLKMAFISTLICLLIGYPMAYAIARASKEMQTVLLLLIMMPTWTAILIRVYAWMGILSNNGLLNGFLMWLGVINEPLTILNTNFAVYIGIVYSYLPFMVMPLYANLVKHDMSLLEAASDLGARNFTSFWKITVPLSKNGIIAGCMLVFIPAVGEFVIPELLGGPETLMIGKVLWQEFFNNRDWPVASALAVVMLAILIVPIIFFNKNQAKELEGKV from the coding sequence CTGCCCAGAGGGCGGCATGCCGTGATCGGCATCCCGTTCTTCTGGCTGTTCCTGTTCTTCCTCCTGCCGTTCGCCATCGTGCTGAAGATCAGCCTGGCTGCGGCGGACGTCGCCATTCCGCCGTACACGGAAGTCTTCCAGTACGCGGACCAGACCCTGCAGGTGGTGCTGAACCTCGGCAACTACCTGATGCTGACGGGCGACCCGCTGTACATCGATGCCTATCTCGGCTCGCTGAAGATGGCGTTCATCAGTACCCTGATCTGCCTGCTGATCGGCTATCCGATGGCCTACGCCATCGCCCGCGCCAGCAAGGAAATGCAGACCGTGCTGCTGCTGCTGATCATGATGCCGACCTGGACGGCGATCCTGATCCGCGTCTACGCCTGGATGGGCATCCTGTCCAATAACGGCCTGCTCAATGGCTTCCTGATGTGGCTGGGTGTGATCAACGAGCCGCTGACGATTCTGAACACCAACTTCGCGGTGTACATCGGTATCGTCTACTCCTACCTGCCCTTCATGGTCATGCCGTTGTACGCCAACCTGGTCAAGCACGATATGAGCCTGCTGGAAGCTGCCTCCGACCTTGGCGCGCGCAACTTCACCAGCTTCTGGAAGATCACCGTACCGCTGTCCAAGAACGGCATCATCGCCGGCTGCATGCTGGTGTTCATCCCGGCGGTGGGCGAGTTCGTGATCCCGGAACTGCTCGGTGGCCCCGAGACGCTGATGATCGGTAAGGTCCTCTGGCAAGAGTTCTTCAACAACCGTGACTGGCCGGTGGCTTCCGCCCTTGCTGTCGTGATGCTGGCTATCCTGATCGTGCCCATCATCTTCTTTAACAAGAACCAGGCTAAAGAGCTGGAGGGCAAGGTATGA
- a CDS encoding ABC transporter ATP-binding protein — protein sequence MAIASGAYKKALSGDQQPKEVLVKIDRVSKQFDETLAVDSVSLNIKKGEIFALLGGSGSGKSTLLRMLAGFERPTEGRIFLDGQDITDLPPYERPINMMFQSYALFPHMTVAQNIAFGLKQDGLPKDEIDQRVNEMLKLVQMAQYAKRKPHQLSGGQRQRVALARSLAKRPKLLLLDEPMGALDKKLRSQMQLELVEIIERVGVTCVMVTHDQEEAMTMAQRIAIMHLGCIEQIGSPMDIYETPASRLVCEFIGNVNLFDGQLVQDVEDHAVIACPQLENPIYIGHGISTRAEDKRITYALRPEKVMVSSQKPENLEHEGCNWAQGTVYDIAYLGGHSVYYIKLASGMIVQAFMANAERHVARPTWDQPVYISWYDDSGVVLQS from the coding sequence ATGGCAATAGCCTCCGGTGCCTACAAGAAAGCCCTCAGTGGCGACCAGCAGCCTAAAGAGGTGCTGGTAAAAATCGACCGGGTCAGCAAGCAGTTCGACGAAACACTGGCTGTCGATAGCGTGTCCCTGAACATCAAGAAAGGTGAGATTTTCGCCCTGCTCGGTGGCTCCGGTTCGGGCAAGTCGACCCTGCTGCGCATGCTGGCTGGTTTCGAGCGTCCCACTGAAGGTCGCATCTTCCTCGATGGCCAGGACATTACCGACCTGCCGCCCTATGAGCGGCCGATCAACATGATGTTCCAGTCGTATGCTCTGTTCCCGCACATGACGGTAGCGCAGAACATTGCTTTCGGCCTGAAGCAGGACGGACTGCCCAAGGACGAGATCGACCAGCGCGTCAACGAGATGCTCAAGCTGGTGCAGATGGCCCAGTACGCCAAGCGCAAGCCGCATCAGCTTTCCGGCGGCCAGCGTCAGCGCGTTGCCCTGGCCCGCTCCCTGGCCAAGCGTCCGAAGCTGCTGCTGCTCGACGAGCCGATGGGCGCACTGGACAAGAAGCTGCGCTCGCAGATGCAGTTGGAACTGGTGGAGATCATCGAGCGCGTGGGTGTGACCTGCGTGATGGTGACCCACGACCAGGAAGAAGCGATGACGATGGCTCAGCGCATCGCCATCATGCACCTGGGCTGCATCGAGCAGATCGGCAGCCCGATGGACATCTACGAGACCCCGGCCAGCCGCCTGGTCTGCGAGTTCATCGGCAACGTCAACCTGTTCGACGGCCAACTGGTCCAGGACGTGGAAGACCACGCCGTGATCGCCTGCCCGCAGTTGGAAAACCCGATCTACATCGGCCACGGCATCAGCACCCGTGCCGAAGACAAGCGCATCACCTACGCGCTGCGTCCGGAAAAGGTCATGGTCAGTTCGCAGAAGCCTGAGAACCTCGAGCACGAGGGCTGCAACTGGGCGCAAGGCACCGTCTACGATATCGCCTACCTGGGCGGTCATTCGGTGTACTACATCAAACTTGCCTCCGGCATGATCGTGCAGGCCTTCATGGCCAACGCCGAGCGTCATGTGGCTCGCCCGACCTGGGACCAGCCCGTGTACATCAGCTGGTACGACGACAGCGGCGTGGTACTGCAATCATGA